In one window of Candidatus Acidiferrales bacterium DNA:
- a CDS encoding TonB-dependent receptor encodes MSNLIALRGFSRRKVRGRIAMSLGIAALVVPSFIVTPTIAAANSNIGGNVRDAQTHEPLPGANVILVGTSIGASSDLNGRYVIRDVPSGTYLLRATYIGYRSLEQRVEVNENANVPLDFALEPVGVQGQTVVVTAQASGQNAAINQQLSSTRITNVVSAAKIQELPDANAAESVGRLPGIFLVREGGEATQVIIRGLAPKYNQIMIDGVEMAPTDAGDRGTDLSMISSSMVEGIEVTKAITPDMDAAVLGGIVNFDLREAQPNESGHWLNLLAQDSYDNLENTYGDYKVVGSIEHRFLEQRLGVFAEVDIEKRNLTSNELGAGYSHNAPSLDKPFPIYLSSLNLNDVLRDRNRYGGTVTLDYKLPDGKIDLMNFFSSSETKIQNRGESYGLYTSDYHSYSITDSRNLLGVITNLVEFENSFPLFTVDAKLSHSYSENRDPDDLSANFFQNNVGLNHQNYWTLNPQLIPPLSKDSLAATFFQGFSNSDNFARDRAITGSLDFQSNINFSNEITSTLKFGGKFQYRERSYYYHEADGALIVSGSDIGKAILAAFPWMAPSVSNPEYLPITLFEDSSFKYGKFLGGDYPMKVPVNINLMRQVLSLVENYALTHNISDSWAPNAVQSATNNYSGHEDESAAYVMVTTNFGQQFSLVPGVRYQVLQTTYTAPRGVEQGVSSRTYAYTDTTMVESHGFWLPMVHLIYRPLTWLQAHLAYTNTLTYPDYNTITPRIDVPTGGGTIVWNNYALKPASSANYDAVLSFYDNSIGLFSVDGFLKHIDNLIFPTGTRYVIDPAQYPGIPSSSAGAAISTYINNPYPVNLWGVEVDWQTHFWYLPDPLSGLVFSFNYTHIFSGAKYPRTVVNTQYLNVPPYVITTYDNTFYSDRLIDQPNDVVNVEAGYDYKGFSTRVSVISQSNDFVGQSFYPPENVNTTEYLRWDLSMKQDLPWFGTQIFFDLNNINSAREVSVLQGTGFPEAEQHYGMTADIGVRWKL; translated from the coding sequence ATGTCAAACCTAATTGCATTACGCGGTTTCAGCCGGAGAAAAGTTCGCGGAAGAATTGCCATGAGTCTCGGCATTGCGGCTCTAGTTGTTCCCTCATTCATTGTCACTCCAACGATCGCAGCGGCGAACTCGAACATAGGTGGTAACGTGAGGGATGCCCAAACTCACGAACCGCTTCCCGGGGCAAACGTTATATTGGTAGGCACCAGCATTGGCGCCTCGAGTGATTTGAATGGTCGATATGTGATCCGGGACGTACCGTCAGGGACGTATCTGCTTCGTGCGACTTATATCGGCTATCGCTCGCTCGAGCAACGTGTCGAAGTGAATGAAAATGCGAATGTTCCTCTGGATTTTGCACTTGAACCTGTGGGTGTACAGGGGCAGACTGTGGTGGTCACCGCACAGGCGAGCGGTCAGAACGCCGCAATTAACCAGCAGCTTTCCTCGACACGAATCACCAACGTCGTATCGGCGGCCAAGATTCAAGAGCTGCCTGATGCCAATGCCGCAGAGTCAGTCGGAAGACTGCCGGGCATCTTCCTCGTCAGGGAAGGGGGAGAAGCAACCCAAGTTATCATTCGTGGTCTCGCTCCCAAATATAACCAGATCATGATTGACGGAGTCGAAATGGCTCCAACTGATGCGGGAGATCGTGGTACAGACTTGAGCATGATCTCTTCAAGCATGGTTGAAGGCATCGAAGTCACTAAAGCTATTACGCCGGATATGGATGCGGCGGTGCTTGGCGGCATAGTGAACTTCGATTTGAGAGAGGCACAGCCGAACGAATCGGGGCACTGGCTCAATTTACTGGCGCAAGACAGTTACGACAACCTCGAGAATACCTATGGAGATTACAAGGTTGTCGGAAGTATAGAGCATCGGTTTCTTGAACAGCGATTGGGTGTTTTCGCAGAAGTGGACATAGAGAAACGAAATTTGACATCTAATGAATTGGGAGCAGGTTATTCGCATAATGCCCCGTCCCTCGATAAGCCGTTTCCAATATATCTCAGCAGTCTGAATCTTAACGACGTGTTGAGAGATAGAAATCGCTATGGTGGCACAGTCACATTAGACTACAAACTGCCCGACGGAAAAATCGACCTGATGAATTTTTTCAGTTCCAGCGAAACAAAAATTCAAAATCGTGGCGAATCTTACGGATTATACACCAGCGACTACCATTCTTATTCGATTACTGATTCAAGAAATTTGTTGGGCGTGATCACGAATCTTGTTGAATTCGAAAATTCGTTTCCGCTGTTCACCGTTGATGCAAAACTCTCCCATTCATATTCAGAAAACAGAGACCCGGATGATTTGTCCGCAAACTTCTTTCAAAACAATGTTGGATTGAATCACCAGAACTATTGGACTTTAAATCCACAGCTGATTCCGCCTTTGTCTAAAGACAGTCTTGCTGCTACCTTTTTTCAGGGGTTCAGTAATTCCGACAATTTTGCCAGGGATAGAGCAATCACAGGCTCTCTTGATTTTCAATCGAACATCAACTTCAGCAATGAGATTACAAGTACATTAAAGTTTGGGGGAAAATTTCAGTATAGGGAAAGATCATATTACTATCACGAAGCAGACGGGGCATTGATAGTCAGCGGTTCCGATATCGGGAAAGCAATTCTTGCTGCATTCCCGTGGATGGCACCGAGTGTGTCAAATCCGGAATACTTGCCGATAACTCTCTTCGAAGACTCAAGTTTCAAGTATGGGAAATTTCTTGGCGGAGATTATCCGATGAAAGTCCCGGTGAATATAAATCTGATGCGTCAGGTTCTCAGTCTTGTTGAGAATTACGCCCTGACTCACAATATTTCTGATTCGTGGGCCCCGAACGCCGTCCAGTCTGCCACGAACAACTACTCTGGACATGAGGACGAGAGTGCGGCCTACGTGATGGTCACGACGAATTTCGGTCAGCAGTTTTCACTTGTACCAGGCGTTCGGTATCAGGTGCTGCAAACAACCTACACTGCCCCGAGGGGAGTTGAACAGGGCGTTTCGAGCAGGACTTATGCATACACCGATACAACCATGGTTGAATCACATGGTTTCTGGCTTCCCATGGTTCACCTTATTTACAGACCCCTTACCTGGCTTCAAGCGCATCTAGCTTATACGAATACATTAACATATCCCGACTACAACACAATTACACCGAGAATCGATGTGCCGACCGGAGGCGGCACAATAGTCTGGAACAACTACGCTTTGAAACCCGCAAGCTCTGCAAACTACGATGCTGTCTTGTCGTTTTATGATAACAGCATTGGACTGTTCAGCGTGGATGGCTTTTTGAAGCATATTGATAACCTGATATTCCCGACAGGGACTCGATATGTTATTGACCCGGCACAGTATCCGGGAATTCCGAGCAGCTCAGCCGGTGCTGCGATAAGTACCTACATAAACAATCCCTATCCTGTAAACTTGTGGGGGGTGGAAGTCGATTGGCAAACTCATTTTTGGTACCTCCCGGATCCCCTTTCCGGATTGGTGTTCAGTTTCAACTACACGCATATCTTCTCCGGTGCCAAATACCCGAGGACAGTGGTCAACACTCAGTATTTGAATGTTCCACCTTACGTCATAACCACTTACGATAACACGTTTTATTCTGACCGACTCATTGACCAGCCAAATGACGTAGTCAACGTGGAAGCGGGATATGATTACAAAGGTTTTTCGACTCGTGTCTCCGTGATATCTCAGTCTAACGATTTTGTGGGACAGAGTTTCTATCCACCGGAAAATGTAAATACAACCGAGTATTTGAGATGGGACCTTTCTATGAAACAGGATTTGCCTTGGTTTGGGACTCAGATATTCTTTGATCTTAACAATATCAATAGTGCGCGCGAAGTGAGTGTTCTTCAAGGCACCGGGTTCCCGGAGGCCGAACAGCATTATGGCATGACTGCCGACATCGGCGTCAGGTGGAAATTATGA
- a CDS encoding T9SS type A sorting domain-containing protein, which translates to MKAIRTILLVALVVSFGGAFGRAFAQAPDTIWVAASPAGNINDFIQGDTLGNGSRAHPNAVYKLYMDSIYYYTGTINVSFPLAIIADTGSSHRPPIIAPAILQDNSSPSTLFNVLSGARSFTFKNIYSTGVRPDQKVNNNYSNFVNIVGDSTRFVFDNCVFDNLVGAAIVVGSGNYNKFFMTNCVFRNMIPYTQYFYGQAFLSGGGAPTDTVEMINNTFFCINAYADANVYYNTYTRFEHNTVFLTAVNPLNDFVMTNAVYKNNIFYGTAEEAQTQNEILGDYQDDTPYGTSTFSFDSLNVYLPVATLGLSEGARKILVENNSVFWSQTVRNFWATPLMDTLVPPYVFNGRTQRMFNNKTAWPGLYQAGNDSVADPGFLSAVTTQEDSLIKYVQLTRTNALGTYLWDYDPGNAPLFPPAWPLPENLRYTNSTFIHGGTDGYALGDLRWFPEQKATWVLGVKSQPNDIPTKFDLSSNYPNPFNPSTNIKVDLKQPGLMSLKVYNILGQLVKVVDEGYKQAGTYVYNVSMDQYSSGVYFYTLQQGANSMTKKMMLLK; encoded by the coding sequence ATGAAAGCTATTCGTACCATCTTGCTGGTTGCACTGGTGGTAAGTTTCGGCGGTGCCTTTGGCCGGGCCTTTGCTCAAGCGCCGGACACTATATGGGTTGCCGCCTCGCCGGCAGGCAACATTAATGACTTTATACAAGGTGACACGCTGGGAAACGGCAGCAGAGCTCATCCAAACGCCGTGTATAAATTGTATATGGATTCCATTTACTATTACACCGGCACGATAAACGTGAGTTTTCCCTTGGCAATCATTGCCGACACCGGATCATCGCACCGGCCCCCCATAATTGCGCCGGCTATTCTTCAGGACAACTCCTCACCGAGTACCCTTTTTAATGTTCTGTCCGGCGCACGAAGCTTCACATTCAAGAATATTTATTCGACCGGCGTTCGGCCGGATCAGAAGGTCAACAATAATTACAGTAACTTCGTAAATATTGTTGGCGATAGCACGAGGTTCGTATTTGACAATTGTGTATTTGACAATCTGGTCGGCGCAGCGATCGTCGTGGGAAGCGGCAATTACAACAAATTCTTCATGACGAATTGTGTCTTCAGGAATATGATACCGTATACACAATATTTTTACGGGCAGGCTTTCCTTTCCGGAGGAGGTGCGCCGACTGATACGGTGGAAATGATTAACAATACCTTTTTCTGCATTAACGCCTACGCCGATGCGAACGTGTACTACAATACCTATACTCGTTTTGAGCATAACACGGTATTTCTGACTGCGGTAAATCCGTTGAACGACTTTGTGATGACAAATGCAGTTTACAAGAACAATATCTTTTATGGTACAGCCGAGGAAGCTCAGACACAAAATGAAATACTCGGTGACTATCAAGACGATACTCCGTACGGGACTTCAACATTCAGCTTCGATTCGTTGAATGTATATTTGCCGGTTGCCACTCTGGGTCTGAGTGAAGGAGCGCGAAAGATCCTCGTCGAGAACAACAGCGTCTTCTGGTCTCAGACGGTAAGGAATTTCTGGGCAACTCCGCTCATGGATACTCTGGTGCCGCCTTATGTTTTCAACGGGAGAACCCAGCGTATGTTCAATAACAAGACGGCTTGGCCGGGACTCTATCAGGCAGGTAATGACAGCGTCGCTGATCCCGGGTTTTTGTCAGCGGTCACTACACAGGAGGACAGCTTGATCAAGTACGTGCAGCTGACCCGAACCAACGCGTTAGGCACCTATTTGTGGGATTATGATCCTGGCAATGCCCCGTTATTTCCGCCGGCATGGCCCCTCCCCGAGAATCTCAGATATACTAATTCGACTTTCATACACGGCGGAACCGACGGTTATGCTCTGGGTGACCTCAGATGGTTCCCTGAGCAGAAAGCAACATGGGTGCTGGGTGTTAAGTCGCAGCCGAATGATATCCCGACAAAGTTTGATTTGAGCAGCAACTATCCAAATCCGTTCAACCCGTCCACGAATATAAAAGTGGATCTGAAGCAACCTGGATTGATGAGCTTGAAAGTCTACAACATCCTGGGTCAGCTTGTGAAGGTCGTAGACGAAGGATACAAGCAGGCTGGAACTTACGTGTACAACGTGAGTATGGATCAGTATTCCAGCGGAGTCTACTTCTACACGTTGCAACAAGGTGCAAATTCGATGACGAAGAAAATGATGCTTCTCAAGTAG
- a CDS encoding T9SS type A sorting domain-containing protein, with amino-acid sequence MKRLSWFVISVVMAFIAVATQVYAQTPDTLVIAPLPPGNINTVINSDTLAGGVRAHPKRVYVLRHGVVYQVSEPMVINGSITIVGNDTTAGLRPPVLAPTILPDNSSVDHYFDLNGKGGVVTIEDVYMTNFRADTLVTGWNDCIRQNADSVKLTLIGDVFEGWNHTALSIGAQWNKMLVEDCVFRNEIHPSAYFGGGAMLSAYTNNFDTVIFVNNTFFCNNSYLWSIRGYCPNPIFSHNTVVYGTVNPFLTRQMQNMRCDNNVFYSLNAYGGVPEDVINGTFLNFPDTTSSGIIMLRQQDSTSSWHTMWSSALGGGPITGPQYFIGTGGTGNATVTAAMVDPTKSFIDIRNNDYFLPQNYLDYLTHYNDTVTTKDSVDMPDGSKVFRPRTLAKPTWITDYTKYTLGVLIGEGAHVDTSGTMYVDPGFGTTVQNQLGSLINYLNKIALNFGPDTSWYFYPTSGALYPPTWPLPENLAYTNTSLQHAGTDDYALGDLNWFPTQKAAWLAAGGLALGVHKTPDVLPVKFDLSNNYPNPFNPSTNIRVSLVKNGLMSLKIYNVLGQLVKVVDEGYKQAGTYDYNVSMDQFASGLYFYTLQQGGNSLTKKMILLK; translated from the coding sequence TGCTGCGACATGGTGTCGTCTATCAGGTAAGTGAACCGATGGTGATCAACGGTTCGATCACGATCGTTGGAAATGACACGACGGCGGGACTTCGTCCCCCTGTCCTTGCACCGACGATCCTGCCCGATAACTCATCGGTGGATCATTACTTTGATCTGAACGGTAAGGGCGGCGTCGTTACCATCGAGGACGTATACATGACCAACTTCCGCGCGGACACGCTTGTGACCGGATGGAATGATTGTATTCGCCAGAACGCGGATAGCGTCAAACTCACATTAATCGGCGACGTGTTCGAAGGATGGAATCACACTGCGCTATCGATTGGCGCCCAATGGAATAAGATGCTTGTGGAGGATTGTGTTTTCAGAAATGAAATACATCCCTCTGCGTATTTTGGCGGCGGAGCGATGCTTTCGGCCTATACGAACAACTTCGACACGGTCATATTTGTGAACAACACCTTCTTCTGCAATAATTCGTATCTCTGGTCCATCCGTGGGTATTGTCCCAACCCCATTTTCTCACATAACACGGTCGTTTATGGAACAGTAAATCCATTCCTCACCCGACAGATGCAGAACATGCGGTGCGACAATAACGTTTTCTACTCATTGAACGCCTACGGTGGAGTTCCTGAAGACGTGATAAATGGAACATTCCTGAATTTCCCCGACACTACATCAAGCGGTATCATCATGTTGAGGCAACAAGACAGCACGAGTTCGTGGCATACGATGTGGAGTAGTGCCTTGGGCGGCGGCCCCATAACAGGACCTCAGTATTTCATTGGTACCGGCGGTACAGGCAATGCAACTGTCACTGCGGCGATGGTCGATCCTACAAAGAGCTTCATTGATATTCGGAATAATGACTATTTCTTGCCCCAGAACTACCTTGATTACTTAACACACTACAATGATACCGTAACGACGAAAGACAGCGTCGACATGCCGGATGGCAGCAAGGTGTTCAGGCCGAGGACACTTGCCAAACCAACATGGATAACTGATTATACGAAGTATACGTTGGGCGTATTGATTGGTGAGGGCGCTCACGTGGATACATCGGGTACCATGTATGTGGATCCGGGATTTGGCACCACGGTCCAGAACCAGCTAGGAAGCCTCATTAATTACTTAAACAAGATCGCTCTCAACTTCGGTCCTGATACCTCCTGGTACTTCTACCCGACGAGCGGAGCCCTTTATCCTCCCACTTGGCCGCTGCCGGAAAATCTTGCTTACACCAACACTAGCTTGCAGCATGCTGGTACAGATGACTATGCCCTGGGTGATCTGAATTGGTTCCCGACTCAAAAGGCGGCATGGTTGGCTGCAGGTGGACTTGCACTCGGAGTACACAAGACGCCAGATGTATTGCCCGTCAAGTTTGACCTGAGCAACAACTATCCGAATCCATTCAATCCGTCGACAAACATCAGAGTTAGTCTGGTCAAGAATGGCTTGATGAGTCTGAAGATATATAATGTCCTTGGTCAACTTGTGAAAGTTGTAGACGAAGGCTATAAGCAGGCTGGCACGTATGATTACAACGTCAGCATGGATCAATTTGCGAGCGGACTCTACTTCTACACATTGCAGCAAGGTGGAAACTCGTTGACGAAGAAAATGATTCTTCTCAAATAG